From the genome of Deltaproteobacteria bacterium, one region includes:
- the thiE gene encoding thiamine phosphate synthase has product MSQNLQGLYTIADNQFRPDKSHVQLAEAFLRGGAKIVQLRMKKDHGLWTMDCGPETIARNIMMLKKKYDFTFIVNDFVDVALEVGADGIHVGANDMPVQEVRRKVGSKMLIGYSSHSLAEALVAEKAGADYVAFGAIFPTKTKGPGHPVQSLEKLRKVVETLKVPVVAIGGIGRKNFNQVLETGVASVAMITALTGAPDIAEVTRYFAKRTIIDYGPRTMD; this is encoded by the coding sequence ATGTCTCAGAATCTTCAAGGTCTTTATACCATCGCCGATAATCAATTTCGGCCGGACAAATCTCATGTGCAATTGGCGGAAGCCTTTTTGCGAGGCGGCGCCAAAATTGTTCAATTGAGAATGAAGAAGGACCATGGACTATGGACCATGGACTGTGGACCAGAAACAATTGCTAGGAATATAATGATGCTGAAAAAAAAATATGATTTTACATTTATCGTGAATGATTTTGTTGACGTGGCTCTGGAGGTTGGGGCCGACGGGATTCATGTGGGAGCGAATGATATGCCTGTTCAAGAGGTGCGTCGAAAAGTGGGCTCCAAAATGTTGATCGGATATTCTTCGCATTCTTTGGCAGAGGCTTTGGTCGCTGAAAAAGCGGGCGCCGATTACGTTGCCTTTGGCGCCATTTTCCCAACCAAAACAAAAGGTCCCGGGCACCCCGTGCAAAGTCTCGAAAAATTGCGAAAAGTGGTCGAAACTTTGAAAGTGCCCGTCGTGGCCATCGGCGGAATCGGCCGCAAAAATTTCAATCAAGTTCTGGAAACAGGCGTTGCTTCTGTCGCAATGATCACCGCACTTACAGGAGCCCCAGACATCGCTGAAGTAACCCGATATTTTGCAAAAAGGACCATCATAGACTATGGACCAAGGACTATGGACTAA